The sequence below is a genomic window from Candidatus Binatota bacterium.
CCAGGTTGGGCTCACGCTGCGTCACGAAGAGGCGATCACGCGTTGGGAAAAAGACCACGGCATCGACTGACCCCGTAGTCTTTACAGCACCGCGTGTTCTGGCTAACTTCGCGTTTCCTGCGGTGCGTACGGTGAGCGTAGCTCAGTTGGTAGAGCCCCGGATTGTGATTCCGGTGGTCGCGGGTTCAAATCCCGTCGCTCACCCCACCGGGCCCGCCCCCGCAGCGGGTCAACCTCATGGCCGGCCGTCGGCGATCAGCTCGCGGTAGAGAGCCAGCGTTTTCTCAACCGTCGCCTCCACGCTGAAATGACTCGCTATTCGTTGTCTGGCGGCCTCTCCCATCGCCCGGTTGCGCTCAGGGTCGGCCGCGAGATAGTTCACCGCATCGCTTATGGCAACCGCTGACGCCGGCTCGATGACCAGCCCCGACTCGCCGTCCACGATGAGCTCCTTGCTGCCGCCCGCGCTGGTCACGACCGGCGTCACCCCGTAGGCCATACCCTCGATCACCGCGCGCGGCAGTCCCTCGCGCTTGAGCGTGGGCAACACGCACACGTCGCAAGCCGCCTGCACCTGGGCCGCGTCGCTGCGAAACCCAACAAGATGGATCCTATCGCGCGCAGGACTGGCCGCGATAGAGGCGAGCGTCTTTTTCACATGAACACTCCCTATCAGCAGCAGGTGTACCGGGCTGCCTTCGCAGCGCATGGCGGGCAGGGCATCGACAAGATACGACAAGCCCTTGCGCGGCCGCTCGTTGACCAGGCAGGCAACCAGGAAGGCATCATCGGGCACACCCAGCTCTGCGCGCGCAACCGGGGGCTCCTGGTACCAGTCAAGGTCGTGGCCCTTGGCTATGGTGACCGCCTTGCCGACGGGGAAACGCCACCAGGGCAGGTGAAGTTGCGTGTCAAAAAACTCGCGGGCCGCGTCGCACACGCAAGCTATACCATCGAGGCGCGGGTGCAGGTAGGTAGCCCAGGCCATCGGGTCAAACACCGACACGTTGCCAACAGTGCCACGATAGACAAGCACCCCGGTGCCGCTACCCCTGGCCGCAGGCAACACGTTCTGCAAGGCGTGGGCGTTGAACGCGTGCACTATGTCGTAGCCACCACCGGCCAGCCGATCACTCAGTGCCCGGCGCGCGGCAAAATCAAAACGGCTGCCGATGGCCAAGTGGCTGACCCTGATACCCGCGTCCACCATCAGCTGTCGCGTCGGCGCGGTTTCGGGACACATGATTTCTATTTCTACGCCCGCGCGTTTGAGGCCCACCAGGGCCATGGTCTGCGGCAGGTCACTGTGAAAGCGATTGCTGTGACCCGTTACTACGAGAACCTTTATCGGCAGGTCCGAAACGGTCATACGCCCAGCCTGGCCAGCCGCCGACGAACCCTCCAGTTGCGCCAGAGGTTGAGTGGTTTCTTTAGCAGCTGATCACTGCCCTCGGCAATGAACTCATCAACCGCGGCAAGCACGCGTTCACTCGCCCGCCCGTCGCGGGCCGGGTGTATGGCGTCGGTGTATTCTTTTATCGCCGCCATCAAGCCGGTGGGTCGTTGCAGCGCCCGCTCTATGGCCGATTCCAGCAAGGCGGGCTCATCGATGTCTATAAGCTCGGGCCCCGGCCGGCGGTTCTTGAATGTGACCACCGGCTTCTGCCAGAGCAGGAACTCCGACAGGGCCGACGACGTGTCTGAAACCATCACGTCCGCACGAGGAAACACGTCGAGTATGTTGTCGTCCTCGTTGAACTCGAGATTCTCACCCACCAGCGAGCGATAGCGCGCCACGGTGTCGCTGTTGGTCTTGGGATGCAGGCAGACAATCCAGCGCCAGCGCCCCGTGGCCGACATGCGGCTTACTTGCTCGAACAGTACTCCCGCCGCGCTCCAGGACGGCGAAAAGGTCGAGT
It includes:
- a CDS encoding glycosyltransferase family 1 protein, with the translated sequence MTVSDLPIKVLVVTGHSNRFHSDLPQTMALVGLKRAGVEIEIMCPETAPTRQLMVDAGIRVSHLAIGSRFDFAARRALSDRLAGGGYDIVHAFNAHALQNVLPAARGSGTGVLVYRGTVGNVSVFDPMAWATYLHPRLDGIACVCDAAREFFDTQLHLPWWRFPVGKAVTIAKGHDLDWYQEPPVARAELGVPDDAFLVACLVNERPRKGLSYLVDALPAMRCEGSPVHLLLIGSVHVKKTLASIAASPARDRIHLVGFRSDAAQVQAACDVCVLPTLKREGLPRAVIEGMAYGVTPVVTSAGGSKELIVDGESGLVIEPASAVAISDAVNYLAADPERNRAMGEAARQRIASHFSVEATVEKTLALYRELIADGRP
- a CDS encoding CDP-glycerol glycerophosphotransferase family protein, which produces MRPLQAAIRARGDEAAWFFDGPGADELATGERVLGSVGEVMDFSPAAVFAPGNHVPGFFPGVKVAVFHGFDAGKPKHVYVRGFYDLYCTTGPGDTAAFERLADSLGYFGVKETGWPKLDPYAGFANSRAGDKPVVLYHSTFSPSWSAAGVLFEQVSRMSATGRWRWIVCLHPKTNSDTVARYRSLVGENLEFNEDDNILDVFPRADVMVSDTSSALSEFLLWQKPVVTFKNRRPGPELIDIDEPALLESAIERALQRPTGLMAAIKEYTDAIHPARDGRASERVLAAVDEFIAEGSDQLLKKPLNLWRNWRVRRRLARLGV